In a single window of the Bactrocera dorsalis isolate Fly_Bdor chromosome 2, ASM2337382v1, whole genome shotgun sequence genome:
- the LOC105231030 gene encoding N-alpha-acetyltransferase 40 — protein sequence MTNTTNQQRNVENAGKAKNPLEAVENASQFTAKNGAEYKLYCRTKGDMDAKTLKWAFKLAERNVSPFYKALKMGWQPKVKQNDLNKKWARYLVATDKSGQPVAYTMFRFDMDYGNSVLYCYEMQIEAESQRQGLGKFMMNLLEQCAQHWHMDKVVLTVLKNNTNAIAFFKTIGYSLDETSPDILEKAEYEILSKILA from the exons ATGACGAACACAACTAATCAACAAAGAAATGTAGAAAATGCCGGCAAAGCTAAAAACCCGTTGGAGGCTGTGGAAAATGCCTCTCAATTTACGGCAAAAAATGGAGCAGAATACAAACTTTATTGTCGCACAAAAGGTGATATGGATGCAAAAACATTGAAATGGGCTTTTAAGTTGGCGGAGCGTAATGTGAGTCCTTTTTATAAGGCTTTAAAAATGGGCTGGCAACCAAAGGTAAAGCAAAatgatttgaacaaaaaatggGCACGCTATTTAGTGGCGACAGACAAAAGCGGGCAACCCGTTGCTTATACCATGTTTCGTTTTGATATGGATTATGGAAACAGTGTGCTCTACTG CTATGAAATGCAGATTGAAGCAGAATCTCAACGTCAAGGACTTGGTAAGTTCATGATGAACTTACTGGAACAGTGCGCCCAACATTGGCACATGGATAAAGTTGTGCTCacagtattaaaaaataataccaaTGCCATAGCTTTCTTTAAAACAATCGGCTACAGCTTGGATGAGACATCGCCTGACATATTAGAAAAGGCGGAATATGAGATATTAAGCAAGATATTAGCATAA
- the LOC109579885 gene encoding uncharacterized protein LOC109579885 yields MKSVVLLGVLILINLLTIECSIADGTSKPFVRSRYSKRWRIATTEANVNSSAATTEQQENVGVDLKTGETTILSNVPKFEETTVVVSPSMPLRTTTTSSKVIEEPAKKTLSTTTEHPRHNGPNGLPLDYDYYGNGGENEEDAGHK; encoded by the exons ATGAAGTCTGTCGTATTGCTCGGAGTACTGATACTAATAAACCTACTTACTATTG AGTGTTCCATTGCTGATGGAACTTCTAAGCCATTTGTGCGCAGCCGTTACAGCAAACGTTGGCGCATCGCAACAACTGAGGCAAATGTCAACAGCAGCGCAGCCACAACGGAGCAACAGGAGAATGTAGGGGTTGACTTGAAAACTGGGGAAACAACTATACTGAGCAACGTGCCCAAATTTGAGGAAACAACAGTTGTGGTTAGCCCATCTATGCCACTGCGAACCACAACAACTAGTTCAAAAGTTATAGAGGAACCAGCCAAAAAAACGCTTAGCACCACAACTGAACATCCAAGACATAATGGCCCAAATGGCTTACCATTGGACTATGATTACTATGGTAATGGtggcgaaaacgaagaagatgcaggtcataaataa
- the LOC105231031 gene encoding uncharacterized protein LOC105231031, protein MDAKLLIALVIASNCYSSCGAALRRTPKVYNALITTDDNLTSSRAYPVIQPTIHESGVAHYPFGPYNPYGYYSPPVVRFGQPIVPGLPPSPQYPYPIPQQRFPPQFMPQPPPNSGPQLLPTPSEAAQQPPPQDGSPVEDAAPTATPPTEEQQPVQPPTQPPPPKSPTFMPPFEPNPPKQMPNEKLPIPLNEYGLPPSLIPLQQYPNRNPQNPVALPPYAFNQYPVIYDPITGYREQYLPPYQYFPSQHQHFALGGVPKPPFPQPPTAASIGPAVTPPPPPPQYPTPTQPEEAAASEPEPQPADPPQTPPPTVDFDSIKNASKSKNSAVPDVPPPPIPSGGKPQKS, encoded by the exons ATGGATGCGAAG TTACTAATCGCGCTGGTAATAGCCAGCAACTGTTACTCCAGCTGTGGCGCAGCTTTGCGGCGCACGCCAAAAGTCTACAATGCACTCATTACAACCGACGATAATCTGACTTCCAGCCGCGCCTATCCCGTCATACAGCCGACAATACACGAGAGCGGTGTGGCGCACTATCCCTTCGGGCCATATAATCCGTATGGTTATTACTCGCCACCGGTGGTGCGTTTCGGACAACCTATCGTGCCGGGTTTGCCACCAAGTCCACAG TATCCTTATCCAATACCACAACAACGCTTCCCACCGCAGTTTATGCCTCAGCCGCCACCAAACAGTGGACCACAGCTGCTGCCCACACCCAGTGAGGCTGCGCAACAGCCGCCGCCACAAGATGGTTCGCCAGTAGAAGATGCAGCGCCCACAGCAACACCACCAACCGAAGAGCAACAACCAGTGCAGCCACCAACTCAGCCACCGCCACCGAAAAGTCCCACTTTTATGCCGCCATTCGAACCGAATCCACCCAAGCAGATGCCTAACGAGAAATTGCCCATACCTTTGAACGAATATGGCTTGCCACCATCGCTTATACCGCTGCAGCAATACCCAAATCGTAATCCCCAGAATCCGGTAGCACTTCCGCCATATGCTTTCAATCAGTATCCGGTCATCTATGATCCCATCACTGGTTATCGTGAACAATATCTACCGCCATATCAATATTTCCCCAGTCAGCATCAACATTTTGCTCTTGGTGGTGTGCCTAAACCACCATTTCCACAACCACCAACAGCTGCATCCATTGGACCAGCAGTCAccccgccaccaccaccaccgcagTATCCAACACCAACTCAGCCCGAGGAAGCAGCAGCGAGTGAGCCGGAACCACAGCCGGCAGATCCACCACAGACGCCGCCACCAACTGTCGACTTTGACAGCATAAAGAATGCGTCGAAGAGCAAGAACAGCGCTGTGCCGGACGTGCCGCCCCCACCAATACCATCAGGCGGCAAGCCGCAGAAATCCTAA
- the LOC105231027 gene encoding integrator complex subunit 5, whose translation MLKQHVLLELKQFIQAVTNHNGNPKKLTNSTLLRSCFRLLEDLPAAREIILEYFSIVAEVAVQNYLANANVDYATGLPIRQGKQGAGPSSSNNAATQSTVIEDSNWSAVQEALENLVVKGPSAWGPVIASWSLDLVGKLSDRYTKRKMSIVAACNYWLNCGAMRGLLTLISLSFRKLTNSEKEACVETLLGAFQRYSLSFDWVVARLGGCFPLSIISQILQCSLKRFSDDYRCHFDSELGILDYLSFAHEQELKQALTELLKDGFNPKKSLDACIIPFLLVMATYADALLQNLVIVFLEMYNDDLRNTIIQKTPLWMSNKVFAEMQPSLNSLTLRLKSNGAHLLIAVSQMAEQYTWCQDFLEYTMQDLEQVVLNATVCPLMNDLATEDSKYLLWKNCLSANIFQQQTAVRLLLIVSTQHSHIYYQTISELLRKSYVTNPNGLGAVIRIIGGQSGVVEFPCIKPGLQMVLEDVLLQEQFKHTRLITSDQSEALNTFKNLNTLTKMQKKNSFQYMKQNLLSNVLNDCLPKILQILEVTLTKVILHMNKLAEANSREAIKAARNNKNVSGNEFGSNKKVKFGAADAEVEAMDVDNSDEDTKLIIGIPLHDSDDSEEEEKDVNRRILAHTIIDLLNTIDVGLKGTVIRTTEILKLSILSVKYFFLALTEKSSISRSAAVNRAYLLLSRQCVARKAARTACIRELVEGALFYYGYLFGQYDEPEVDQLEIPEHEMVLLQNQRHSLGPNANRTVLHAGVIGRGLRPDLQIKEQKVCPAEMQTLLLKALDACCTVADKQNSVEGYSMISLLLVEMVSTDVMYNGLPFPDEEFTKVTMERDLMIRRAFSTSPVLWALLGFIAAHRPALCFSSVLLRAMCATCLHQWRAKNVNKFQPFDPNDELMLCTQKLLQLLAMGQLLPPPLSNLHVIIKHFEPPEIALLLKECIWNYLKDHVPSPALFHVDNNELHWRNPHMSKIPPQYVDTLRNLMQKKLTKLGQHYYQMFIMPELNEAHVPQVGPVDLINAEL comes from the exons atgttaaaacaGCATGTTTTGTTGGAGTTAAAGCAATTCATTCAAGCAGTAACAAACCATAATGGTAATCCTAAGAAGCTTACAAATAGCACTTTGCTTCGAAGTTGTTTTCGCCTGCTTGAGGACCTGCCGGCTGCACGCGAGATTATCTTGGAGTATTTCTCGATAGTAGCTGAAGTGGCGGTGCAAAATTATTTGGCTAATGCAAATGTAGATTACGCCACTGGACTGCCAATACGTCAAGGTAAACAAGGTGCGGGTCCAAGTTCAAGTAACAATGCTGCGACACAGTCAACGGTCATAGAGGATAGTAACTGGTCCGCAGTACAAGAAGCGCTCGAAAATTTAGTTGTTAAAGGACCCTCAGCTTGGGGTCCTGTAATAGCTTCGTGGAGTCTTGACCTTGTAGGAAAGTTATCAGACAGGTATACCAAAAGAAAGATGTCTATTGTAGCTGCATGTAATTATTGGCTCAATTGCGGTGCAATGCGTGGTTTACTTACGTTGATAAGCTTGAGTTTCCGTAAACTAACAAATAGTGAAAAAGAAGCTTGTGTGGAAACTTTATTGG GTGCTTTTCAACGTTACTCGCTAAGTTTTGATTGGGTCGTAGCGCGTTTGGGCGGTTGCTTTCCCTTAAGCATTATATCCCAGATATTGCAATGCAGCCTCAAACGTTTTTCTGATGATTACCGTTGTCATTTCGACTCTGAACTCGGTATATTGGACTACTTATCATTTGCGCACGAACAAGAGCTTAAGCAAGCATTGACTGAGCTACTGAAAGATGGTTTTAATCCAAAGAAAAGTTTAGATGCCTGTATCATACCATTTCTATTGGTGATGGCTACGTATGCGGATGCATTACTGCAAAACCTAGTGATTGTGTTTCTTGAAATGT aTAATGATGATCTACGCAATACTATAATACAAAAAACGCCCCTTTGGATGAGCAACAAGGTGTTTGCAGAAATGCAACCATCTCTTAACAGTCTGACATTGCGTTTAAAGTCAAATGGTGCACATCTGCTTATCGCTGTGTCGCAAATGGCCGAACAGTATACTTGGTGTCAAGATTTCCTCGAATATACTATGCAAGATTTGGAACAAGTAGTATTAAATGCTACAGTTTGCCCGCTGATGAATGACCTGGCGACAGAAGACTCGAAATATTTGCTTTGGAAGAATTGTTTAAGCGCAAATATCTTTCAACAGCAAACTGCCGTGCGTCTTCTGTtgattgttt CTACACAACATTCACATATTTACTATCAGACGATATCGGAACTACTACGCAAGTCTTATGTAACTAATCCCAATGGTTTGGGTGCTGTCATACGCATAATTGGTGGTCAAAGTGGTGTAGTTGAATTTCCATGCATTAAACCCGGTTTACAAATGGTCCTAGAAGATGTGCTCCTCCAGGAGCAATTCAAACACACGCGTTTAATAACCAGTGACCAGTCGGAGGCGCTTAACACATTCAAAAATCTTAACACGCTAACAAA AATGCAAAAGAAGAATTCATTTCAATATATGAAACAAAACTTGCTATCCAATGTGCTCAACGATTGTCTACCGAAAATTCTACAGATTCTCGAAGTTACGCTAACTAAAGTGATTCTACACATGAATAAATTGGCCGAAGCAAACAGCAGAGAGGCAATTAAAGCTGcacgaaataacaaaaatgttaGCGGCAACGAGTTTGGtagcaacaaaaaagtaaaatttggcGCGGCTGATGCTGAAGTGGAGGCAATGGATGTAGATAATTCAGATGAGGATACAAAGCTTATCATAGGCATACCACTGCATGATTCCGACGATagcgaagaagaagaaaaagatgtCAACCGACGTATCTTAGCACATACTATCATAGATTTACTCAACACTATTGATGTTGGCTTGAAAGGCACGGTGATCCGCACCACAGAG ATTTTAAAGCTGTCAATTTTAAGCGTAAAGTATTTCTTCTTGGCGCTCACCGAAAAAA GTTCAATATCCCGTTCCGCTGCAGTTAATCGTGCCTACTTGCTGTTGTCGCGGCAGTGCGTTGCACGTAAGGCGGCGCGCACTGCTTGCATACGTGAGTTGGTAGAGGGTGCGCTCTTCTATTATGGCTATCTATTCGGTCAGTATGACGAACCAGAAGTGGATCAACTTGAAATACCAGAGCACGAAATGGTTTTGCTACAAAATCAACGGCATAGCTTGGGACCAAATGCCAATCGTACTGTGCTTCATGCGGGTGTGATTGGGCGTGGTTTGCGACCTGATTTGCAAATAAAGGAGCAAAAAGTATGTCCAGCCGAGATGCAAACGCTGTTACTTAAAGCGCTAGATGCTTGTTGCACGGTGGCAGATAAGCAAAATTCCGTCGAGGGTTACTCAATGATATCGCTATTGCTGGTGGAAATGGTCTCAACGGATGTCATGTACAATGGCCTGCCTTTTCCGGACGAAGAGTTCACTAAAGTGACAATGGAACGTGATCTGATGATACGTCGCGCATTTTCCACATCTCCAGTGCTTTGGGCATTATTGGGCTTTATAGCGGCACATAGACCAGCGCTGTGCTTTTCATCAGTACTGCTGCGTGCCATGTGTGCCACCTGTTTGCATCAGTGGCGCGCGAAAAATG TTAACAAATTCCAACCTTTCGATCCCAACGACGAACTTATGCTTTGCACGCAGAAACTGCTGCAGTTGCTAGCAATGGGACAGTTACTGCCGCCACCACTTTCCAACCTACATGTAATCATAAAACATTTTGAGCCGCCAGAG ATTGCTTTGCTGTTGAAGGAGTgtatttggaattatttaaaagatcaCGTGCCCTCACCGGCGCTCTTTCATGTCGACAACAACGAGCTGCATTGGCGTAATCCGCACATGTCCAAAATTCCACCGCAATATGTCGATACATTGCGTAATTTAATGCAGAAAAAGCTGACGAAATTGGGTCAACATTATTACCAGATGTTTATTATGCCCGAGTTGAATGAAGCGCATGTACCGCAAGTTGGTCCAGTAGATTTAATTAACGCGGAGTTATAA
- the LOC105231029 gene encoding pterin-4-alpha-carbinolamine dehydratase isoform X2, protein MYSISKFCAQIQPTRFFRISQLQTNELQRLHTLAVYWPYQSRQQRLICSLQRAVRVNTFESERRYSTVIAQKTPAKKKMAKLTEQERSELLQPLLAAGWSLVDNRDAIYKEYLFSDFNAAFSFMSGVALLAEKLNHHPEWFNVYNKVQVTLSTHDVGGLSAKDIRVAKYMEEQAKRLL, encoded by the exons atgtacaGCATAAGCAAATTTTGTGCACAAATTCAGCCAACAAGATTTTTCCGTATATCACAATTACAAACAAATGAATTGCAGCGACTACATACTTTAGCGGTGTATTGGCCCTATCAGAGCCGCCAACAACGCTTAATTTGTAG TCTGCAAAGAGCAGTACGAGTAAACACATTTGAAAGTGAGAGGCGATATTCTACGGTGATTGCGCAGAAAACCCCAGCGAAGAAAAAAATG GCAAAACTCACCGAGCAGGAAAGATCTGAACTACTTCAACCACTTCTGGCTGCTGGCTGGTCATTAGTAGATAACCGCGATGCCATATACAAGGAATATTTGTTCAGTGATTTCAATGCTGCTTTCAGTTTTATGTCCGGTGTAGCCTTGCTGGCCGAAAAGTTGAATCATCATCCCGAGTGGTTTAATGTATACAATAAAGTACAAGTAACTTTGTCTACTCACGATGTTGGCGGTCTCAGTGCAAAAGATATTCGGGTAGCTAAGTACATGGAAGAACAAGCCAAACGCCTACTCTAA
- the LOC105231029 gene encoding pterin-4-alpha-carbinolamine dehydratase isoform X1 produces MYSISKFCAQIQPTRFFRISQLQTNELQRLHTLAVYWPYQSRQQRLICSSLQRAVRVNTFESERRYSTVIAQKTPAKKKMAKLTEQERSELLQPLLAAGWSLVDNRDAIYKEYLFSDFNAAFSFMSGVALLAEKLNHHPEWFNVYNKVQVTLSTHDVGGLSAKDIRVAKYMEEQAKRLL; encoded by the exons atgtacaGCATAAGCAAATTTTGTGCACAAATTCAGCCAACAAGATTTTTCCGTATATCACAATTACAAACAAATGAATTGCAGCGACTACATACTTTAGCGGTGTATTGGCCCTATCAGAGCCGCCAACAACGCTTAATTTGTAG TAGTCTGCAAAGAGCAGTACGAGTAAACACATTTGAAAGTGAGAGGCGATATTCTACGGTGATTGCGCAGAAAACCCCAGCGAAGAAAAAAATG GCAAAACTCACCGAGCAGGAAAGATCTGAACTACTTCAACCACTTCTGGCTGCTGGCTGGTCATTAGTAGATAACCGCGATGCCATATACAAGGAATATTTGTTCAGTGATTTCAATGCTGCTTTCAGTTTTATGTCCGGTGTAGCCTTGCTGGCCGAAAAGTTGAATCATCATCCCGAGTGGTTTAATGTATACAATAAAGTACAAGTAACTTTGTCTACTCACGATGTTGGCGGTCTCAGTGCAAAAGATATTCGGGTAGCTAAGTACATGGAAGAACAAGCCAAACGCCTACTCTAA
- the LOC105231028 gene encoding ATP-dependent (S)-NAD(P)H-hydrate dehydratase yields MNLSKQFVNVKRLNYYLFTASQQKIIGNWLGANLQQNCAYSSKMSKFIEVPVQAEKLLKLIRSTVVPKVNVSDGKGNRRHKGQAGRIGVIGGSLEYTGAPYFSAISAMRVGADLAHVFCQRDAAVVIKSYSPELIVHPLLDADDAVEQILPWLERLHVLIIGPGLGRDPKIQKTAVCLIELCKQLNKPLVIDADGLFILNGNIDLLNGLSNVILTPNVIEFQRLFSTDVEVIKERMAQLGDGVIVLEKGAQDKIFIPSTSEIYTLPSGGSGRRCGGQGDLLCGSIATFFHWALETNQANAAFIATFAASYLVKQCNAAGFQKWGRSMVASDMLNEIHSVFRNIYEEP; encoded by the coding sequence ATGAACCTGTCAAAGCAATTTGTCAATGTGAAGAGGctcaattattatttgtttaccgCTTCGCAGCAAAAGATTATTGGTAATTGGCTCGGTGCCAATTTGCAACAGAATTGTGCCTATTCTAGTAAAATGTCAAAGTTTATCGAAGTACCAGTGCAAGCAGAAAAGTTGCTAAAATTAATCCGTTCCACGGTAGTTCCTAAAGTAAATGTAAGCGATGGCAAGGGTAATCGCCGTCACAAAGGTCAAGCTGGACGAATTGGAGTAATTGGTGGATCCCTAGAGTATACCGGGGCTCCATATTTTTCAGCCATTAGTGCTATGCGTGTAGGTGCTGATTTGGCCCATGTATTTTGTCAACGCgatgctgctgttgttattaaATCCTATAGCCCTGAATTAATCGTACATCCTTTATTGGATGCGGATGATGCTGTAGAACAAATTTTACCATGGTTAGAGCGATTACACGTATTAATCATTGGTCCAGGACTAGGAAGAGATCCGAAGATACAGAAGACTGCTGTTTGTCTTATTGAACTTTGCAAACAATTGAATAAGCCTTTAGTTATTGATGCCGATGGCCTCTTCATACTCAATGGAAATATTGATTTGCTAAATGGATTAAGCAATGTCATATTGACGCCAAACGTTATAGAATTCCAGCGTTTATTTAGTACCGATGTCGAAGTAATAAAAGAGCGAATGGCACAACTAGGTGATGGCGTAATTGTACTTGAAAAAGGTGCACAggataaaatttttataccaaGTACCTCAGAAATTTACACACTACCATCGGGAGGTTCTGGTCGTCGTTGTGGTGGACAAGGTGACTTGCTATGCGGTTCGATTGCTACCTTTTTCCATTGGGCTTTAGAGACTAATCAGGCAAATGCGGCCTTTATAGCAACGTTTGCGGCAAGCTATTTGGTGAAGCAATGCAATGCGGCTGGATTTCAGAAATGGGGTCGCAGTATGGTGGCGAGCGATATGTTAAACGAAATTCATTCGGTGTTTCGCAACATTTATGAAGAGCCTTAA